A section of the Thermoproteales archaeon genome encodes:
- the psmA gene encoding archaeal proteasome endopeptidase complex subunit alpha, translating to MFAPGPMGYDRAITIFSPDGRLFQVEYAFEAVKKGWTTLGIKGKDGVVLAVEKRQVSPLMEGMEKIKKIDEHVGLAFAGLSSDARILIDQARLYAQIHRLVYGEPIPIELLAKRICDIKQAYTQHGGVRPFGVSFLIAGVDATAQHLIGTDPGGTYVNYKAHAIGSGGPSALEVLEKNYKDDLSLDEAIALALMAMDKAIDGGITVERVEIAYVDMKEKMFKKLSTEELEKIITGLKR from the coding sequence ATGTTTGCACCGGGACCAATGGGCTATGACAGGGCTATTACGATATTTAGTCCTGATGGAAGATTGTTCCAAGTAGAATATGCTTTCGAAGCCGTTAAAAAAGGTTGGACTACTTTAGGAATAAAAGGTAAAGATGGTGTTGTATTGGCTGTAGAGAAGAGACAAGTTTCTCCATTGATGGAAGGTATGGAAAAAATAAAGAAAATCGATGAACATGTAGGTTTGGCTTTTGCAGGCCTGTCAAGCGATGCTCGTATACTTATAGATCAGGCTAGGCTTTATGCTCAGATACATCGATTAGTTTATGGTGAACCTATACCAATAGAGCTTTTAGCAAAGCGGATATGTGATATTAAACAAGCGTATACTCAACATGGGGGCGTTCGTCCTTTTGGTGTTTCCTTTTTAATTGCAGGTGTAGACGCGACTGCACAGCATTTAATAGGAACAGATCCTGGCGGAACCTACGTAAACTATAAAGCTCATGCTATAGGAAGCGGTGGACCTTCAGCTCTGGAAGTGCTGGAAAAAAATTATAAGGATGATCTTTCTCTTGATGAAGCAATAGCTCTAGCTTTAATGGCTATGGATAAAGCTATTGATGGAGGCATTACCGTAGAAAGAGTTGAAATCGCCTATGTTGATATGAAGGAGAAAATGTTTAAGAAATTATCTACGGAAGAGCTTGAAAAAATCATTACAGGTCTTAAAAGATAA
- a CDS encoding ribosome assembly factor SBDS encodes MVQRQAIARLKIKDKKFEIIVNPDKAWLFKKGESEINIQDIVLGEFVYYDARRGLKASETELKQIFQTDNFYEIAKKIILKGEIQLTAEQRKEMIEAKKRRIIEIISRNCIDPRTGLPHPPKRIELAMEEAGISIDPFKPAETQVNDVIKALSPILPLKIAKSLVAVKIPPQFIGKSYGIISKMGKIIRSNYLSDGSWSVELEIPAGLQATIVEEVAKITKGQGEVRVLKSG; translated from the coding sequence ATGGTTCAACGCCAAGCCATTGCCAGGCTAAAAATTAAAGACAAAAAATTCGAAATTATTGTGAACCCTGATAAAGCATGGTTGTTCAAAAAAGGTGAAAGCGAAATCAATATACAAGACATTGTTTTAGGCGAATTCGTCTATTATGACGCTAGACGCGGGCTTAAAGCGTCTGAAACTGAATTAAAGCAGATCTTCCAGACCGATAATTTCTATGAAATTGCTAAGAAGATCATTTTGAAAGGCGAGATTCAGCTAACTGCTGAACAAAGAAAGGAAATGATAGAAGCTAAAAAAAGGCGAATTATCGAAATTATCTCGAGAAACTGTATTGATCCAAGAACCGGCTTACCACATCCACCTAAAAGAATAGAGTTAGCGATGGAAGAAGCTGGAATTAGTATAGATCCATTTAAACCAGCAGAAACTCAAGTCAACGATGTCATAAAAGCTTTAAGCCCGATTTTACCACTTAAGATAGCTAAGTCTCTGGTTGCTGTAAAAATACCTCCTCAATTTATTGGAAAGTCTTACGGCATTATATCGAAAATGGGGAAAATTATCAGAAGCAACTATTTATCTGATGGTTCATGGAGTGTAGAGTTAGAGATACCTGCAGGGTTACAAGCAACCATAGTTGAAGAAGTAGCTAAAATAACTAAAGGTCAAGGAGAAGTACGCGTATTGAAAAGTGGTTAG